One stretch of Mastomys coucha isolate ucsf_1 unplaced genomic scaffold, UCSF_Mcou_1 pScaffold12, whole genome shotgun sequence DNA includes these proteins:
- the LOC116086384 gene encoding protein BEX4-like, whose translation MASKVKQAILEITMEKDKKDKGGKASPQSEEESYLLEEVESKKPGGNVRRKVRRFMRNFRWAIPNRHVDHNEGEEDIGRFVGQEMEAKRKSKRQQTRPYMWFLTPESDDHYDFCLIP comes from the coding sequence ATGGCGTCCAAAGTCAAACAAGCCATACTAGAAATCACTAtggagaaagacaagaaagataaAGGTGGGAAGGCCTCCCCACAAAGTGAAGAAGAATCCTACCTTCTGGAAGAGGTTGAAAGCAAGAAGCCTGGGGGAAATGTCAGAAGGAAAGTCAGGCGGTTTATGCGTAACTTTCGATGGGCCATACCTAATAGACATGTTGATCACAATGAAGGGGAAGAGGATATTGGGAGATTTGTAGGGCAGGAGATGGAAGCcaagagaaagagtaagagacaGCAGACAAGGCCTTACATGTGGTTCCTCACACCGGAATCTGACGATCATTACGACTTTTGCCTCATACCTTGA